The following proteins are co-located in the Mus caroli chromosome 7, CAROLI_EIJ_v1.1, whole genome shotgun sequence genome:
- the Ckm gene encoding creatine kinase M-type — protein MPFGNTHNKFKLNYKPQEEYPDLSKHNNHMAKVLTPDLYNKLRDKETPSGFTLDDVIQTGVDNPGHPFIMTVGCVAGDEESYTVFKDLFDPIIQDRHGGYKPTDKHKTDLNHENLKGGDDLDPNYVLSSRVRTGRSIKGYTLPPHCSRGERRAVEKLSVEALNSLTGEFKGKYYPLKSMTEQEQQQLIDDHFLFDKPVSPLLLASGMARDWPDARGIWHNDNKSFLVWVNEEDHLRVISMEKGGNMKEVFRRFCVGLQKIEEIFKKAGHPFMWNEHLGYVLTCPSNLGTGLRGGVHVKLANLSKHPKFEEILTRLRLQKRGTGGVDTAAVGAVFDISNADRLGSSEVEQVQLVVDGVKLMVEMEKKLEKGQSIDDMIPAQK, from the exons ATGCCGTTCGGCAACACCCACAACAAGTTCAAGCTGAACTACAAGCCTCAGGAGGAGTATCCAGACCTCAGCAAGCACAACAATCACATGGCCAAGGTGctgacccctgacctctacaATAAGCTTCGCGATAAGGAGACACCATCCGGCTTCACTCTGGACGATGTCATCCAGACTGGGGTGGACAACCCAG GACACCCCTTCATCATGACGGTGGGCTGTGTGGCCGGCGATGAGGAGTCCTACACGGTCTTCAAGGACCTGTTTGATCCCATTATCCAAGACCGCCATGGCGGCTACAAACCCACAGACAAGCATAAGACCGACCTCAACCACGAGAACCTCAAG GGTGGAGACGACCTGGACCCCAACTATGTGCTGAGCAGCCGCGTGCGTACTGGCCGCAGCATCAAGGGTTACACTCTGCCCCCGCACTGCTCCCGTGGAGAGCGCCGTGCAGTGGAGAAGCTGTCCGTGGAAG CTCTCAACAGCCTGACGGGCGAGTTCAAGGGCAAGTACTACCCTCTGAAGAGCATGACGgagcaggaacagcagcagctcaTTGACGACCACTTCCTGTTTGACAAGCCCGTGTCACCTCTGCTGCTGGCCTCAGGCATGGCCCGAGACTGGCCCGACGCCCGTGGCATCTG GCACAACGACAACAAAAGCTTCCTGGTGTGGGTGAACGAGGAGGACCACCTCCGTGTGATCTCCATGGAGAAGGGAGGCAATATGAAGGAGGTTTTCCGCCGCTTCTGCGTGGGCCTGCAGAAG ATTGAGGAGATCTTCAAGAAGGCTGGTCACCCCTTCATGTGGAACGAGCACCTGGGCTACGTGCTCACCTGCCCCTCCAACCTGGGCACCGGGCTGCGCGGAGGCGTGCACGTGAAGCTGGCGAACCTGAGCAAGCACCCCAAGTTTGAGGAGATTCTCACTCGCCTTCGTCTGCAGAAGCGCGGCACAG GTGGCGTGGACACGGCTGCGGTGGGCGCGGTGTTCGACATCTCCAACGCCGATCGGCTGGGCTCATCCGAGGTCGAACAGGTGCAGCTGGTGGTGGATGGCGTGAAGCTTATggtggagatggagaagaagCTGGAAAAGGGCCAGTCCATCGACGACATGATCCCCGCGCAGAAGTAG